The genomic DNA GATAATCATCCATAGTACCATAAACCGTAAGTTCAATACCAAAACTAGCTGCATATACTACAAAGAGTATCCAAATTCTATAATCTTTCAGTACAGTTAAAAATTTAACTTGATCCTTTTTAGTTTCTATGGTTTTACCTGCAGCTCTTAAATCGCTAATATTTCCTTCGGGTGTATCTTGTGTGAAGAAATGATACACAATACCCATTAAAAAACAAATAATACCCGCAATAACCATAGAATATCTCCAAGCTTCAGCATCTGCTACTCCAAAACTTACTACTGCTGCTGCAATTAAAGGCATTCCCAAACGGTTAGCGCCTCCTCCTAAATTACCCCAACCTGCTGATGTCGCATTCGCTGTACCAACAATATTAGGTGCAAACATTAAAGAGGTATGTACTTGCGTAATAACAAATGATGCGCCTATAAAACCAATAAATAGTCTACATATTAAAAATTGAAGCGGTGTTTGTACCAATCCACACAGAATAACAGGAATGGCTCCTAAAATTAGCAACCAGGTATAGCATTTTCTTGGTCCGTATTTATCACATAATTTACCAATAAGTAAACGAGCAAATACGGTTCCTGAAACTGCTAAAATGATGGAATTCCATTTTTGGTCTGGGGTTAAGCCCAAATCTTTAACAACATCCGGCATAAAAGGAACGATACCAAACCATGCAAAGAAGCACATGAAAAAGGATATTGATGTAATCCAAAATGTACGTATGGATACATTTTTAAAATTCAATAAATTTAAATTTGTAGACTTAGTTTGTTTAGGCGTATTCATAATTAAGTATTTTTATACGTACAAAATTAAGTATTTATACGTAATTTTAAAATATTCAAATACGTAATTTTGAATAAATATCAGATTGATAATTATTGAAAGTGGATTTTGAGGATTTGGTAAAAAAGGAAGAAATTAAGGGGACTTTTTTAGGGTTACTAAAAAAAGAACTTCAATATAACTCACCTTATTAACGCCTGCATAAAAGATTTACTATATTGGTCTTATAATATGGAAATGGACAATTATCTATATTTAATTGTTGGCAGCCATTTGAAAAACGATGAAAATTAATAAATCGAATTACGAATTTTATAAAGGAGTTTTCAAAGTCATATGGGAATTTGAAGCTAAATATGCAAAAATGGATCCGAATGCGGATTTTTCGCCTATAAATGTATTACAGAATTGGGAAAAGGAAAGTGATTCATTAGCTAGAAGAGGTTTGAGAGAAGGTTTAAGAGATTCTCTAACTGTACTTAAAGATGTACCAACAGACATAAAAACAGAACTGAATAGCAGTTTAATTTCTAAAAATTTCCCATCAATAAATATTTTGACTTCCCAAATCAGAAATGTGCCAAAAAAAGTGCTCGAAAAAGGAAAAATCAAAAACCTTGATGAATATTATGTAATCAAAGAAGTTTTAGACGATTTAGAATATGAAATAACTGAATCTGAACGAACTGATTTAAATAAAATATTCGGAGAGTTTGAACGGAATTATAAAGAAAAAAACGTCAGCTAAAACCGTAAAAAATAATGTGTAGGTTAGTGTACTTTTGCTAGATTCTGATTTTCTTTTGAAAAATCCGCCATTATCAAACTCGTGCCTTCCTTACAACGACCTTTACCCCTTATTATGAAAAACCCAACAATATTTACAATTTTCATCTTACTAGTAAGCTCATTTTGCTCTGCTCAAAATACTTATATCTATTCCAAGCCGAAAAAACTTGAAGACGGATGGAAAACAAATGATTTGCAGTCACAAAATATTGATTCAACACTTATCATTAAATTATTCAATCAACTACAAATAAAAGAGAATAAAATTCATAGTGTTTTATTAGTTAAAAACGACCAAATTATTATTGAAGAATACTTTGGTGAAAATTCAGTAAACAATCAACATGATCTTCGTTCTGCAACTAAAAGCATAACATCTATCTTAATGGGAATTGCAGTCGACAAAGGATTTGTTAAAAATGTAAACGACCCAATATCAAAATACCTCAATAGCCTTGTTCCGACCAAAAATCTGGATGAAAGAAAAAAGGAAATTACAATCGAACACTTATTAACAATGTCTACTGGATTGGATTGCAATGATTGGGATAAAAAATCAAAAGGGCAAGAAGATAAAATATATAAAAAAAATGATTGGTTACAATATTTTTTAAATCTGCCAATGATTAATAAGCCCGGTACAGTTTCAAATTATTGTACTATAGGACAAATTTTAGCTACTGAAATTATTAGTCAAACTTCGGGAATAACGATCGACAAATTTGCCGAAAAATATTTATTCAACCCATTAGGGATAAACAATGTAAATTGGGGTCATACTTCCAAAAAAGAGATTATTCCTTCTGGCAAGAGGTTATATATGACTTCTCGAGATATGGCAAAAATTGGACAACTAATTCTTAATAAGGGAAAGTGGAATGGAAAACAAGTTGTATCCGAAAAATGGATTGAGAAATCAACTACTCCAAAAACAAAAATTACAGGAATTGATTACGGTTATTTATGGTGGAATATTCCGTTTAAAGCAAACGGAAAAATATTTGCTTCTAAAACAGCAACAGGAAACGGAGGACAATACATTATGGTTCTTCCGGAATTAGATATGGTTGCTATTTTTACGGGAGGTGCATACAATTCTCAAGAAGACAAACTACCTTTTGTAATAATGAAGGATATATTCTTGCAAACATTCACGAGCGGAAAGTAACAAGGGGTACAATGGTAATCGTTACTAAAATCTTATTTTAAGTTCATTAAGACTTTTATCTCTAAAATGACAGACACACTGTTTTGGTAACGCTTTTAATGGTTTTTGTAACGAATTTAATTAGTTTAACGTGAATTCGATACAACCTTAGTTTTATTTAAATGAAAATCAGTTAATTATATTCAAATGTCAGATTGAGTACTTCGGCTATAGTTTATACTGAGCGCAGTCGAAGTACTCAGTATAAACTAAAGTCGAAACCTAATTAAAACCTTTCGACTGCGCTCAAGGTGACAGGCTTTATTTTATTGAACTTTTGTCTATTTTTTATAAATTTTATGTCGAACTCATGTTAGTTTAAATTAACTGATACTCTTTGGCTTTATTGTTTAATTCCATAATGTTTTTTACATCTAATTTTTTCATGAGATTAAAACGATGTACTTCGGCTGTTCGCTTACTTATCTGAAGTTCTTCAGCAATTACTTTATTGTTTTTAAGTTGTAAAACCAAACTAAGTATTTGTTTTTCTCTTTTGGTAAGATGAAACG from Flavivirga abyssicola includes the following:
- a CDS encoding MFS transporter, with product MNTPKQTKSTNLNLLNFKNVSIRTFWITSISFFMCFFAWFGIVPFMPDVVKDLGLTPDQKWNSIILAVSGTVFARLLIGKLCDKYGPRKCYTWLLILGAIPVILCGLVQTPLQFLICRLFIGFIGASFVITQVHTSLMFAPNIVGTANATSAGWGNLGGGANRLGMPLIAAAVVSFGVADAEAWRYSMVIAGIICFLMGIVYHFFTQDTPEGNISDLRAAGKTIETKKDQVKFLTVLKDYRIWILFVVYAASFGIELTVYGTMDDYLQNTFQLERLTAGNIVLSFALMNIFARTLGGFFGDKFGKLKGLRGRVLFLSFILTLQGIMLVTFSSTTSITIGIVFLILFSLSVQMAEGATFSVVPFINKKAIGAVSGIVGAGGNVGAFLAALLLKSKSAVAEKAAIAANQGLGEDVINSAQAAASSAAVSQGYLVIGCIVVITGAVALAIKFSKEDEKIADTELKQSLGKLAPVNS
- a CDS encoding serine hydrolase domain-containing protein — protein: MKNPTIFTIFILLVSSFCSAQNTYIYSKPKKLEDGWKTNDLQSQNIDSTLIIKLFNQLQIKENKIHSVLLVKNDQIIIEEYFGENSVNNQHDLRSATKSITSILMGIAVDKGFVKNVNDPISKYLNSLVPTKNLDERKKEITIEHLLTMSTGLDCNDWDKKSKGQEDKIYKKNDWLQYFLNLPMINKPGTVSNYCTIGQILATEIISQTSGITIDKFAEKYLFNPLGINNVNWGHTSKKEIIPSGKRLYMTSRDMAKIGQLILNKGKWNGKQVVSEKWIEKSTTPKTKITGIDYGYLWWNIPFKANGKIFASKTATGNGGQYIMVLPELDMVAIFTGGAYNSQEDKLPFVIMKDIFLQTFTSGK